In Lacibacter sp. H407, a genomic segment contains:
- a CDS encoding RagB/SusD family nutrient uptake outer membrane protein has protein sequence MKQFWLIISIAFTAIGCSKQLDDIRPRNAILQEQLKDEDILKLRNGVYAQAEIGVFGFAFDFDLRADHFRGGPGFSLVDPVNMIPSDAGVLSMWRNAYNRIANVNFLLEALDKSASQTGDIQRYRGEALYFRALMYYHLVTRWGGVPVLTKTTFDIVQRSTETEVWKQITDDLLASELLLPDFSNKFFVSKQAAQALLARVYLSVNGKTNAVVYADKVLTYGASSSNFTLTSDANGFASNFIANTTSKEVIFAFVNSNTNNRKLYYQSVNDVDPTWNYSPDLNLFTNLYADGATPVRTGDKRRTAVFAAGANTRIIKFPNGKAGQQLVTTSNADATPVAVTRYSEMHLIKAEALGVGAAAATALASYFTARYTTAPLAGTIASLTATEFQNLILDERQREFYGESYRWYDIKRTNRLDLLPSLAGRNYLLYYPIPQVERDLTGYTQNDGY, from the coding sequence ATGAAACAGTTTTGGTTAATCATCAGCATCGCTTTTACAGCTATTGGATGTTCAAAGCAACTGGATGATATAAGGCCTCGAAATGCTATTTTACAGGAGCAGTTAAAAGATGAAGATATTTTAAAGTTGCGCAATGGCGTGTATGCACAGGCAGAAATCGGTGTATTTGGATTTGCGTTTGATTTTGATCTCAGAGCCGATCATTTCAGAGGTGGACCTGGCTTTAGTCTTGTTGACCCAGTAAATATGATCCCTTCTGATGCGGGCGTATTGAGTATGTGGCGCAATGCATACAACCGGATTGCCAATGTTAATTTCTTACTTGAAGCGTTGGATAAATCCGCTTCTCAAACGGGCGACATTCAGCGGTACAGGGGTGAGGCCTTGTATTTCCGGGCACTGATGTATTATCATCTTGTTACCCGTTGGGGTGGGGTGCCTGTGTTAACGAAAACGACTTTTGATATTGTACAGCGTTCAACTGAAACAGAAGTATGGAAGCAAATAACAGACGATTTACTGGCATCTGAATTATTGTTACCCGATTTCAGCAATAAGTTTTTTGTATCAAAGCAGGCAGCTCAGGCGCTGTTGGCAAGAGTATATTTATCAGTGAATGGTAAAACAAATGCTGTGGTATACGCAGACAAGGTATTAACTTATGGTGCATCCTCTTCTAATTTTACCCTCACCAGCGATGCAAATGGGTTTGCTTCTAATTTTATTGCGAATACCACCAGCAAGGAAGTGATTTTTGCTTTTGTGAATTCAAACACCAATAACCGAAAACTATATTATCAAAGTGTAAACGATGTAGATCCTACATGGAACTATTCACCCGATCTAAATCTCTTTACAAATCTCTATGCTGATGGTGCTACGCCTGTGCGTACGGGGGATAAAAGAAGAACAGCCGTTTTTGCAGCTGGAGCTAACACCCGCATCATTAAATTTCCAAATGGTAAAGCGGGACAGCAATTAGTAACTACAAGTAATGCAGATGCCACACCGGTAGCGGTGACACGCTACTCTGAAATGCATTTAATAAAAGCAGAAGCGCTTGGTGTGGGAGCTGCTGCAGCAACTGCACTTGCCAGCTATTTTACTGCACGTTATACCACAGCACCGTTGGCAGGTACAATAGCTTCTCTAACAGCAACTGAGTTTCAAAACCTGATTTTGGATGAACGTCAACGTGAGTTTTATGGCGAAAGTTATCGCTGGTACGATATTAAGCGAACGAACAGACTTGATTTGCTTCCATCGCTGGCTGGTCGTAACTATCTGTTATATTATCCAATACCACAGGTGGAAAGGGATTTAACCGGCTATACGCAAAACGACGGTTATTGA
- a CDS encoding glycerophosphodiester phosphodiesterase family protein → MKTFLLKKTWFLFLSIVVIQCSKPNPENEVPPIEELKVSFTGSVSQTTVNNELQFSGIATDDDNNIVSWVWDFADGSPLATTKNVTHQFALAGSYLITLTVKNKRGQSAGFSKRVLVKNAIAPDYGNLIGLKEKLALLYPKVMVAAHRAYHKNFPENSLEAVEDAVLNQINMIEIDTRLTLDKELVLMHDATTTRTTNGSFTVAQTTLSDLKQLKLLFQGTPTAYTIPTLKETLEKAKGKVYVDIDASWDNSVFYYNKIYNTVAALNMVNMVMIYTESAEVAKGLLAMDPDVIVLLGAGNASDYNNASTMNPKASVWHMSSATLASNYTNWPVNNGIKLWANAYVNTSTSPPATGNDAVVSNLLTNQISLIQTDFPMEIISYLQARNLWLQ, encoded by the coding sequence ATGAAAACATTTCTCCTAAAGAAAACCTGGTTCCTGTTTTTGAGCATTGTAGTTATACAATGCTCAAAGCCGAACCCGGAAAATGAAGTTCCTCCAATCGAAGAACTAAAGGTTTCTTTTACAGGCAGTGTGAGCCAGACTACCGTGAACAACGAGCTGCAGTTTAGCGGCATTGCAACTGATGATGATAACAATATTGTTTCATGGGTGTGGGATTTTGCAGATGGCTCGCCTCTTGCTACTACTAAAAATGTAACGCATCAGTTTGCATTGGCGGGCAGCTACCTTATAACACTTACTGTAAAGAATAAGAGAGGGCAAAGCGCCGGTTTTTCAAAACGGGTGTTGGTAAAAAATGCAATTGCTCCAGACTATGGTAATCTCATCGGGCTAAAAGAAAAATTGGCTTTGTTATATCCGAAAGTAATGGTGGCAGCACATAGGGCCTATCATAAAAACTTTCCTGAGAATTCATTGGAAGCAGTTGAGGATGCAGTTTTGAACCAAATTAACATGATAGAAATAGATACACGCCTGACACTTGATAAAGAACTGGTATTAATGCATGATGCAACAACAACCAGAACAACTAATGGAAGCTTTACTGTTGCGCAGACAACATTGTCGGATTTAAAACAATTGAAATTATTGTTTCAAGGCACGCCTACAGCGTATACAATTCCTACGCTGAAAGAGACACTGGAAAAAGCCAAAGGAAAAGTATATGTAGATATTGATGCGTCGTGGGATAATTCTGTTTTTTATTACAATAAGATCTATAACACCGTGGCTGCTTTAAATATGGTGAACATGGTGATGATCTATACTGAGTCGGCCGAAGTAGCGAAAGGGTTACTTGCAATGGATCCAGATGTAATTGTTTTGTTAGGTGCAGGGAATGCCTCCGATTATAACAATGCTTCCACTATGAATCCGAAAGCATCTGTTTGGCATATGTCGTCTGCTACATTAGCATCCAATTATACCAATTGGCCTGTGAACAACGGGATTAAACTCTGGGCGAATGCCTATGTTAATACTTCCACTTCTCCACCTGCTACAGGTAATGATGCGGTTGTATCGAACTTACTTACTAATCAGATCTCTCTTATTCAAACGGATTTTCCAATGGAAATTATTTCCTATTTGCAGGCTCGAAATTTATGGTTGCAATAG
- a CDS encoding glycerophosphodiester phosphodiesterase family protein: MRRILFASFLLLSFLAAAQQQPQQKLNSVFYPASKNILVTAHRGDWRNTPENSIQSLTNCIEKGIDVCEFDLKRTKDGQLIVMHDKTIDRTTTGKGKPEDYTLEEIRKFRLLSGTGHPTKHVIPTFEEMLVAAKDKIIIDIDKGYEYYSEVLVELKKHNMLEQTILNIYGLPYDSLVAKHGNIPKELTLQLIINPKNPAIEKIIETYQSHSRTIIQIIFENDNAAILQRIPEFKKRYAIWFNSIWPEQNGGHDDDKAVEENKPDQSWGWLVKHRPNFIQSDRPEDLLNYLKRIGFHL; encoded by the coding sequence ATGAGACGAATACTTTTTGCTTCTTTTTTATTGCTGTCCTTTTTAGCAGCTGCGCAGCAACAGCCCCAGCAAAAACTGAACAGCGTTTTTTATCCAGCATCTAAGAACATTCTGGTTACTGCTCATCGGGGCGATTGGCGTAATACACCGGAGAACTCTATCCAGAGTTTAACCAATTGTATTGAAAAAGGGATTGATGTGTGTGAGTTTGATCTCAAGCGCACAAAAGATGGGCAGTTAATTGTTATGCATGATAAGACAATTGACCGGACAACTACGGGAAAGGGGAAGCCAGAGGATTACACGTTGGAGGAAATCAGAAAATTCAGGTTGCTAAGCGGCACCGGTCACCCCACAAAACATGTTATTCCAACTTTTGAAGAAATGCTGGTGGCTGCAAAGGACAAAATTATTATTGATATTGATAAGGGATACGAATATTATAGTGAGGTGCTTGTTGAGTTGAAGAAACACAACATGCTCGAACAAACGATCTTGAATATTTATGGATTGCCTTATGACAGCCTGGTAGCAAAGCATGGAAACATACCAAAGGAACTCACCTTGCAGTTGATCATTAATCCAAAGAATCCTGCTATCGAAAAAATTATTGAAACATACCAGAGTCATAGTCGCACCATCATTCAAATCATATTTGAAAATGATAATGCGGCCATACTTCAGCGTATTCCGGAATTTAAAAAACGATATGCGATCTGGTTTAACAGCATTTGGCCCGAACAAAACGGTGGACATGATGATGATAAAGCAGTAGAGGAGAACAAGCCTGATCAAAGCTGGGGATGGCTTGTAAAACATCGACCCAACTTTATTCAATCGGACAGGCCCGAAGATCTGCTCAACTATTTAAAACGAATTGGTTTTCATCTTTGA
- a CDS encoding MFS transporter: MINWLRIFFKPAGAISIERTEDEVKKTFNRLRWSVFLSATFGYGLYYVCRLSLNVIKKPLINGGYLTESQLGIIGSTLFFSYAVGKLVNGFLADRSNIKRFMATGLLVSALINLALGFTSSFLLFAILWGINGWFQSMGATPAIISITRFFSNRERGTYYGLFSASHNIGEAITFIATAFLVTVLGWRWGFWGAGIIGLSGVVLISFFLHDSPQSKGLPSAAAYKKDEVPVITKDKSVGSVQLEVLKNPFIWILALSSAFMYVSRYAVNSWGMLFLETHKGYTTINASFIISISSISGIVGNIISGLISDKFFKGKRNVPALLFGILNAFSLTLFLFNPAGNLWIDMVSMVIFGMATGVLICFLGGLMAVDIASKKAAGTAVGIVGIASYIGAAIQDIVSGSFIQTNKTVVNGVANYDFTSISYLWIGSSVISFLLALLVWNAKAKD, from the coding sequence ATGATTAATTGGCTTAGGATTTTTTTTAAACCTGCCGGTGCTATCAGCATTGAAAGGACAGAAGATGAAGTAAAGAAAACATTCAACCGGTTACGGTGGTCTGTTTTTTTATCAGCGACGTTTGGTTATGGCTTGTATTATGTTTGCAGGCTTAGCCTCAACGTTATTAAAAAGCCACTGATCAATGGTGGCTACCTGACAGAATCGCAATTAGGTATTATCGGTTCTACTTTATTTTTTTCTTATGCAGTTGGAAAACTAGTGAACGGTTTTTTAGCCGACCGCAGCAATATCAAGCGGTTTATGGCAACCGGTTTGCTCGTTTCTGCTCTGATCAATTTAGCGTTAGGGTTCACTTCCTCTTTTCTTCTCTTCGCCATCCTATGGGGTATCAACGGATGGTTTCAATCGATGGGCGCAACGCCGGCTATTATTTCAATTACACGTTTCTTTAGTAACCGTGAGCGGGGTACTTACTACGGATTGTTCAGTGCAAGCCATAACATTGGCGAAGCAATCACGTTTATTGCAACAGCGTTTTTAGTAACTGTGTTGGGATGGAGATGGGGTTTTTGGGGAGCGGGCATTATTGGTTTATCAGGCGTAGTACTCATTTCGTTTTTTCTGCATGATAGTCCGCAAAGCAAGGGGCTGCCATCGGCTGCAGCGTACAAGAAAGATGAAGTACCTGTAATTACCAAAGACAAATCAGTTGGCTCGGTTCAGTTAGAAGTCTTAAAAAATCCATTTATCTGGATACTCGCTTTGTCGAGTGCATTTATGTATGTGAGCCGGTATGCAGTGAACAGTTGGGGAATGTTATTTCTCGAAACGCACAAAGGGTACACAACGATCAATGCCAGTTTCATTATTTCTATCAGTTCTATAAGTGGTATTGTGGGCAATATTATTTCAGGACTGATCTCCGATAAGTTTTTTAAAGGGAAAAGAAATGTGCCGGCTTTATTATTTGGAATACTGAATGCTTTTTCACTAACACTTTTTTTATTTAATCCTGCTGGTAATTTATGGATCGACATGGTAAGCATGGTTATTTTCGGAATGGCTACGGGTGTGCTGATTTGTTTTTTAGGTGGATTGATGGCGGTAGATATTGCGTCAAAAAAAGCAGCGGGTACAGCAGTGGGTATTGTAGGTATTGCCAGCTATATCGGAGCGGCTATTCAGGATATTGTAAGTGGATCTTTTATTCAAACAAATAAAACAGTCGTGAACGGAGTTGCCAATTATGACTTTACTTCTATAAGCTATCTATGGATTGGTTCGTCTGTTATCTCTTTTTTACTTGCGTTGTTGGTGTGGAATGCCAAGGCGAAAGATTAG
- a CDS encoding tetratricopeptide repeat protein produces the protein MKILLLLLLLLSLQTSAQKKPVKKDPPPSQKEMNEMMKEMEDAFNNMSPEEKRFMDSMGIKMPNAKQMKKTADFAMANSSVQPDVLVPKRDAIRIAAISKMPLTKAALPVYLQSVYQNLISKFPSSVISKTDELYKAVKSKYGSSTAVANAAVGCWAFGKAAPALLLLGRACSEDPTNSNHLNNFAAMLNMCGGEQLSLPLLNYLNKQHPQNSTILNNIAHAWFGLGDVTTASKYIDSTIRLCAWHPQANQIKAAIAESKGNKTEAIKALKQSISRMHTPDKERALNNLGYELKSDDIVWGPRNAPDQLGLSKFAWPSFPKSVTESEDAEIYWKAIRSEFDARMAALKVEHEILLNNYNQAFQARMKHDMNAPQTGATTSAMFGNVVPKAVIKLRPYVDMLLEQEAKDPLGLAVVTLRDTLRIYEENYEKRLKEINENISPGAEGSGINKAYCDAMDAAATEFLKSANTVIEAFCIRHRDRAKKRITELVNLKLYSEFPEKFALTVNEAKMEWLSLMMMPKDLIYFKDPNRMCTQKQENTRGRFALADYDDVNCLYRSKSDFVFGSIETICGRIVAEIEIDFVKIGLETKSADLEANRNFMDEFQRCTIEVTAGVDRSIGEGPLQLQASVGATGFLEFDRSGLKDAGVKIDANVSVGSNVLDTKVDTDIGEVNVGPNEPSLSLGGVNATISINSGFTATGSGILKGVKL, from the coding sequence ATGAAAATACTTTTGTTATTACTACTGCTGCTTAGTCTGCAAACATCAGCACAAAAAAAACCGGTTAAAAAAGATCCGCCTCCTTCTCAAAAAGAAATGAATGAAATGATGAAGGAAATGGAGGATGCGTTTAACAACATGAGCCCTGAGGAAAAAAGGTTTATGGATAGCATGGGCATTAAAATGCCGAATGCAAAACAGATGAAAAAAACGGCTGATTTTGCAATGGCAAACTCCAGTGTACAACCAGATGTGCTTGTACCAAAACGGGATGCAATAAGAATTGCTGCTATTTCAAAAATGCCATTAACAAAAGCAGCGTTACCTGTGTACCTCCAATCGGTTTATCAAAATCTGATCAGCAAGTTTCCATCATCTGTAATTTCAAAAACAGATGAACTGTATAAGGCTGTAAAGTCGAAATACGGTTCATCAACGGCCGTTGCTAACGCTGCCGTGGGTTGCTGGGCCTTTGGCAAAGCAGCTCCGGCATTACTTTTATTGGGTCGTGCCTGTTCTGAAGATCCAACAAACAGTAACCACCTGAATAATTTTGCTGCCATGTTGAACATGTGTGGTGGTGAACAATTATCGCTTCCGCTTCTCAATTACCTCAATAAACAACATCCGCAAAACAGTACCATTCTAAACAACATAGCGCATGCATGGTTTGGATTGGGCGATGTAACAACTGCATCAAAATATATTGACAGTACCATTCGCTTATGTGCATGGCATCCGCAAGCCAACCAGATCAAAGCGGCTATTGCAGAAAGTAAAGGCAATAAAACCGAAGCTATAAAAGCATTGAAGCAATCGATCAGCCGGATGCACACACCAGACAAAGAACGGGCGCTTAATAATCTGGGATATGAATTGAAAAGCGACGACATCGTATGGGGTCCACGTAATGCACCCGACCAATTAGGTCTTTCGAAGTTTGCATGGCCATCGTTTCCAAAATCTGTTACTGAAAGTGAAGATGCAGAGATTTATTGGAAGGCAATCCGCAGTGAGTTTGATGCCAGGATGGCTGCATTGAAAGTTGAACACGAGATACTCCTCAATAATTACAACCAAGCATTCCAGGCCCGGATGAAGCATGATATGAATGCACCACAAACAGGCGCCACTACTTCAGCAATGTTTGGCAATGTTGTTCCCAAAGCAGTGATCAAACTCAGGCCTTACGTTGATATGTTACTCGAACAGGAAGCAAAAGATCCTTTGGGTTTAGCAGTGGTGACGTTGAGAGATACGCTGAGAATTTACGAAGAAAATTATGAGAAAAGATTGAAAGAAATCAATGAAAATATATCTCCCGGTGCAGAAGGAAGCGGCATCAACAAAGCTTATTGCGATGCGATGGATGCCGCTGCAACAGAATTTCTGAAAAGTGCGAATACAGTGATAGAAGCATTCTGCATCAGGCATCGGGACAGGGCAAAAAAGCGTATCACTGAATTGGTAAATCTTAAACTGTATAGCGAGTTCCCTGAAAAATTTGCGCTTACTGTTAATGAAGCGAAAATGGAGTGGCTCTCGTTAATGATGATGCCCAAAGACCTCATCTACTTTAAAGATCCCAACAGGATGTGCACCCAAAAACAGGAAAACACAAGGGGTAGGTTTGCGTTGGCTGATTATGATGATGTGAACTGTCTTTACCGCAGCAAGTCCGACTTTGTTTTCGGATCTATTGAAACCATTTGCGGACGCATCGTTGCTGAAATAGAAATTGATTTTGTAAAAATCGGATTGGAAACCAAATCAGCTGATCTTGAAGCGAACCGGAATTTCATGGACGAATTTCAACGATGCACAATTGAAGTTACAGCAGGCGTAGACAGATCGATTGGCGAAGGCCCATTGCAATTACAAGCATCAGTTGGAGCAACAGGGTTTTTAGAATTCGATCGTTCAGGATTAAAAGATGCAGGTGTAAAGATCGATGCAAATGTGAGTGTAGGAAGCAATGTGCTGGATACAAAAGTCGACACTGATATTGGCGAAGTGAATGTTGGACCAAATGAACCTTCGTTATCACTTGGCGGCGTAAATGCAACCATCTCCATCAATAGTGGCTTTACAGCAACAGGCAGCGGCATCTTAAAAGGAGTTAAACTGTAA
- a CDS encoding tetratricopeptide repeat-containing sensor histidine kinase → MKKLLFYTVFLFTTAHAQVLMNRDSLLKLLPQVKDNKEAVDLYINLGQQYESNEPAIAKFYYRKAGDLSKKINYPEGETRYIFNYTYVLNVEGKFDSSLQLNLLSVALAKKTADPELIGKALFNTGTSYRILSQYQNAAVYYEEGKKIFAGIMNESMEAKANDILQILYYDLKDYERAVFYGEKAVQYFRKTTDSVWLGNSLNNLGLSYSKQLKCDKAESSFEEVVEIGSRINNLDMHASALLNLADLSYKKGDYEMLKTAYEQVLAVAKELNSKEIQAISYRGISIYYFFKRDFQQAKNMAMKALAIVNEEQMLPEKAKIFEELSRIYYARQDVVTGQQYAVQAAMILDSINNDQIKKDIIDIEKKYESERKDNQIKLQQSELKQKSFINYLLVGSAATILIISLLSYRNYRHKQTLQQQRISELETEKQLAATEAVLQGEEQERTRLAKDLHDGLGGMLSGIKYTLNNMKGNLIMTPENAQAFGRSIDMLDSSIREMRRVAHNMMPEALVKFGLDTAMQDFCYDINKSGALQVQYQSIGLKEADIDQTKSVTIYRIVQELLNNTMKHASAKNAVVQLSYNDDVLTITVEDDGKGFDPSILNQSKGIGWSNIQNRIQFLKGKWDVDSQPGKGTSVIIEMTA, encoded by the coding sequence ATGAAAAAACTACTTTTCTATACGGTCTTTCTGTTTACCACTGCTCATGCACAGGTATTGATGAATAGAGACAGTCTGTTGAAGTTATTACCGCAGGTAAAAGACAATAAAGAGGCGGTAGACCTGTATATTAATCTCGGGCAGCAATATGAATCAAATGAACCTGCGATTGCAAAATTTTATTACAGAAAAGCCGGAGATCTCAGTAAAAAAATCAACTACCCCGAAGGCGAAACCCGTTACATTTTTAATTATACCTATGTACTGAATGTTGAGGGCAAATTTGACTCGAGTCTTCAACTGAATCTGTTGTCTGTAGCGTTAGCCAAAAAAACAGCTGACCCGGAATTGATTGGTAAGGCTCTGTTTAATACCGGTACCTCTTATCGCATATTATCACAATATCAAAATGCCGCTGTTTACTATGAGGAGGGTAAAAAAATATTTGCCGGTATTATGAATGAATCGATGGAAGCAAAAGCTAATGATATTTTACAGATTTTATATTATGATCTTAAAGATTATGAGCGTGCAGTCTTTTATGGAGAAAAAGCAGTTCAATATTTCCGAAAAACAACCGATTCCGTCTGGCTGGGGAATTCGTTAAATAATCTGGGTTTAAGTTATTCAAAACAGTTGAAGTGTGACAAAGCTGAAAGCAGTTTTGAGGAAGTTGTTGAGATTGGCAGCAGGATAAATAATTTAGATATGCATGCTTCGGCTCTATTGAATCTAGCAGATTTAAGCTATAAAAAAGGAGATTATGAAATGCTGAAAACTGCCTATGAACAAGTTCTTGCCGTAGCAAAGGAATTAAACAGTAAGGAAATACAGGCGATCTCTTATCGTGGTATTTCAATTTATTATTTTTTTAAAAGAGATTTTCAACAGGCCAAAAATATGGCAATGAAAGCACTTGCTATTGTAAATGAAGAACAAATGCTGCCTGAAAAAGCGAAGATATTCGAAGAGCTCTCCCGCATATATTATGCCCGGCAGGATGTTGTAACCGGCCAGCAATATGCCGTGCAAGCGGCGATGATTCTGGACAGCATCAATAATGATCAAATTAAGAAGGACATCATTGATATTGAAAAAAAATATGAGTCTGAACGAAAGGACAATCAAATAAAACTTCAACAATCTGAGTTGAAACAAAAAAGTTTTATCAATTATTTACTTGTTGGCAGCGCCGCAACAATACTGATCATTTCATTATTATCGTATCGCAATTACAGGCACAAACAAACGCTGCAGCAGCAGCGCATCAGTGAACTGGAAACAGAAAAACAATTGGCAGCTACCGAAGCTGTGTTGCAGGGGGAAGAACAGGAGCGAACACGATTGGCAAAAGATCTGCATGATGGGTTAGGGGGCATGTTGTCCGGGATAAAATATACACTCAACAATATGAAAGGCAATTTAATTATGACACCTGAAAATGCACAGGCATTTGGGCGCAGCATTGATATGCTCGACAGCAGCATTCGTGAAATGCGAAGAGTGGCTCATAATATGATGCCCGAAGCGCTGGTAAAATTTGGACTTGATACGGCAATGCAGGACTTTTGTTATGACATTAATAAAAGCGGAGCTTTGCAGGTTCAATACCAATCGATCGGTTTAAAAGAAGCAGACATTGATCAAACAAAAAGCGTAACCATTTATCGCATTGTACAGGAGTTGTTGAACAATACAATGAAACATGCGTCGGCGAAAAATGCGGTAGTGCAGTTAAGCTACAATGATGATGTTTTAACAATCACTGTGGAAGATGATGGAAAAGGATTTGATCCATCGATACTGAATCAATCGAAAGGAATCGGGTGGAGTAATATCCAAAACCGGATTCAGTTTTTAAAAGGGAAATGGGATGTGGATTCACAACCCGGGAAGGGAACATCTGTGATAATCGAAATGACAGCATAA
- a CDS encoding response regulator transcription factor, whose amino-acid sequence MSLVTKVFIVDDHYMVIEGIRSLLEHEKGIEWMGHAMNAESCLAFLNNRRPDVIFMDINLPDKSGIDLCKEVNQAYPAISIIGLSTFNQHSFITRMMENGASGYVLKNATKEELLFAIQTVVRGHTFLSHEAAILTEKKEGDDLPVLTRREKEVLELIADGLTTQEIADKLFVSAATVETHRKNLLLKLEAKNVAAMVKIAAKLNLI is encoded by the coding sequence ATGAGCCTGGTTACAAAAGTTTTTATTGTAGATGATCATTACATGGTGATCGAAGGCATCCGTTCACTTTTGGAACATGAGAAAGGTATTGAATGGATGGGCCACGCTATGAATGCTGAAAGTTGTTTGGCATTTTTGAACAACCGTCGGCCCGATGTGATTTTTATGGACATTAATCTTCCCGATAAAAGCGGCATTGATCTTTGCAAAGAAGTGAACCAGGCATATCCAGCCATTTCAATCATAGGCCTCAGTACTTTCAATCAGCACAGTTTTATAACCAGAATGATGGAGAATGGAGCATCGGGGTATGTGCTGAAAAATGCAACAAAAGAAGAACTTTTGTTTGCCATTCAAACAGTGGTGCGTGGCCATACATTTTTGAGTCATGAAGCAGCAATACTCACCGAAAAAAAAGAAGGCGATGATTTGCCCGTTCTTACCCGTCGTGAAAAAGAAGTACTTGAATTAATAGCCGATGGGTTAACCACACAGGAAATAGCCGACAAATTGTTCGTTAGCGCTGCTACAGTTGAAACGCATCGAAAGAATTTGCTGTTAAAACTGGAAGCGAAAAATGTGGCAGCAATGGTAAAGATTGCGGCAAAGTTGAATTTGATTTGA
- a CDS encoding GDSL-type esterase/lipase family protein produces the protein MFRHFTSEVVLHLKYARKQLSLNHFNLWLLLAFLTYGCQKTSSGPTREGLDTLYPSASTVIQHHNNEWSRNNYIVRINSFRNNPLKFGEIVFIGNSLTEQGGDWSVKFGLNGIRNRGIAGDVTDGVLMRLQEIIYYKPKAVFLLIGVNDIYNLQGGGGITSADYIANNILKITKKIKAGSPSTRIFVQTILPATAEIQMNTQLINTMIKRNGEAGIYTTIDLHAAFTNSQGLMRQDLTTDGLHLNDRGYKVWVDVLDPFVRQ, from the coding sequence ATGTTCAGGCATTTTACATCCGAAGTCGTTTTGCATTTGAAGTATGCACGCAAACAGCTATCATTAAATCATTTCAATTTATGGCTATTGTTGGCCTTCTTAACTTACGGTTGCCAAAAAACCAGCAGCGGACCTACAAGAGAAGGATTGGATACACTATATCCGTCGGCATCTACAGTGATACAGCACCACAATAATGAATGGTCGAGGAATAATTATATTGTCAGAATTAATTCCTTCAGGAATAACCCATTGAAGTTTGGCGAAATAGTGTTTATAGGCAATAGCTTAACTGAGCAAGGCGGAGACTGGAGTGTGAAATTCGGCCTGAACGGTATCCGTAACAGAGGTATCGCCGGCGATGTAACAGATGGCGTATTGATGCGGCTCCAGGAAATTATTTATTACAAACCAAAGGCGGTGTTTCTTCTCATTGGCGTTAATGATATTTATAATTTACAAGGAGGAGGAGGAATAACATCGGCAGACTATATAGCAAATAATATTCTGAAGATTACGAAAAAAATAAAAGCCGGATCACCTTCAACACGAATTTTTGTGCAAACAATTCTACCCGCTACTGCCGAAATACAAATGAATACTCAACTCATCAATACTATGATCAAACGCAATGGAGAAGCTGGCATTTATACTACTATTGATCTTCATGCAGCGTTTACAAACAGCCAGGGGCTTATGCGGCAGGATCTAACAACCGATGGTCTCCATCTCAATGATCGTGGCTACAAAGTGTGGGTAGACGTGCTTGATCCATTTGTGAGGCAGTAA